CCCTCACTCCGTTCGAAGAGCCACCATGCAAACCACCCGTTTCACCGCCTTCGCCGCCCGCACCGCGCTGGCGTTCCTGATCCTGGCCGGCTGCGAGCCGGATGCCGGCGCGCCGGCGCCTGAACCGCATGCCCAGTCCGCGCCGGTGCTGCGCGCGGCATCGACCGTGACCGATGCCCTCACCCCCACGACGGCCGTCGATCCCGAGACCGGCGCCGCGTATCTGGCGTTTTTCCGGAAGGATGGCGACCAGACCAATGTGTACCTGGCGCGCCGCGAACCCGGCGCGTCGGCGTGGTCCGAGGCCGTCCGCGTGAACAGCGTGCCCGGCGACGCGAGCCCGCATGCCCAGGCGCCGGCCCAGGTGGCCGTCGGGCCTGAAGGCCATGTGTATGTGGCCTGGACCAACGCGATCCCGATCGAGGGCCGGCGATTCCCGGCCAGCAACCTGCTGTTCGCCCGCTCGACCGACGAGGGCCGCACCTTCAACGAACAGCGCGCCGTAAATTCGGACGCTGACGCCCGTACGTCGAGCCATACCTTCCACGACATCACGGTGGGGCGCGACGGGGTCGTTTACGTCTCCTGGCTCGACTCGCGCAAGCGCGATGCGGCCACGGCGGCGGCCGAGACGCCGGTGCGACCTGCCGGCATGGGCGAGCATAGCCACCACGCGGGATCTTCGGAGCTGCCGGGCACCG
The sequence above is a segment of the Rhodothermales bacterium genome. Coding sequences within it:
- a CDS encoding sialidase family protein; amino-acid sequence: MQTTRFTAFAARTALAFLILAGCEPDAGAPAPEPHAQSAPVLRAASTVTDALTPTTAVDPETGAAYLAFFRKDGDQTNVYLARREPGASAWSEAVRVNSVPGDASPHAQAPAQVAVGPEGHVYVAWTNAIPIEGRRFPASNLLFARSTDEGRTFNEQRAVNSDADARTSSHTFHDITVGRDGVVYVSWLDSRKRDAATAAAETPVRPAGMGEHSHHAGSSELPGTELWVASSRDGGDSFSAGTVVAGGTCQCCRTSMAVANDGSVHIVWRHIFGENERDMAIAHSTDGGATFSAPSRIHADHWEIDGCPHAGPSLVIDAQGQYHVGWYTGEPTRAGIYYARSENGTTFSEPQALVTGVGVSQVKLSGNGLPTVLVAWEDKHSQSVRLGYATPSGVESLEAGFEAATLPAISASPNGWIAVAQEGSDVAIVSGE